In one window of Gopherus evgoodei ecotype Sinaloan lineage unplaced genomic scaffold, rGopEvg1_v1.p scaffold_40_arrow_ctg1, whole genome shotgun sequence DNA:
- the LOC115642402 gene encoding extensin-3-like — translation MPPTPAPQQPKRPQPPEQHVVCSSPPPLQPKPPQATEQHVVCSSPPPQQPKPPHVPEQHVVCSSPPPQQPKPPQAQQQHVVCSSPPPQQPKPPHVPEQHVVCSSPPPLQPKPPQAPQQHVVCSSPPPLQPKPPQAPQQHVVCSSPPPLQPKPPQAPQQHVVCSSPPPLQPKPPQAPQQHVVCSSPPPQQPKPPQAPQQHVICSSPPPLQPKPLQAPQQHVVCSSPPPLQPKPPQAQQQHVVCSSPPPQQPKPPHVPEQHVVCSSPPPLQPKPPQAPQQHVVCSSPPPLQPKPPQAPQQHVVCSSPPPLQPKPPQAPQQHVVCSSPPPLQPKPPHVPEQHVICSSPPPQQPKPPHVPEQ, via the coding sequence atgccccccactccagccccccaACAGCCCAAGCGCCCTCAGCCCCCAGAGCAACACGTCGTCTGCTccagcccacccccactccagcccaagccccctcAGGCCACAGAGCAACACGTCGTCTGCTCCAGCCCACCCCCACAACAGCCCAAGCCCCCTCATGTCCCAGAGCAACACGTCGTCTGCTCCAGCCCACCCCCACAACAGCCCAAGCCCCCTCAGGCCCAACAGCAACACGTCGTCTGCTCCAGCCCACCCCCACAACAGCCCAAGCCCCCTCATGTCCCAGAGCAACACGTCGTCTGCTccagcccacccccactccagcccaagccccctcAGGCCCCACAGCAACACGTCGTCTGCTccagcccacccccactccagcccaagccccctcAGGCCCCACAGCAACACGTCGTCTGCTccagcccacccccactccagcccaagccccctcAGGCCCCACAGCAACACGTCGTCTGCTccagcccacccccactccagcccaagccccctcAGGCCCCACAGCAACACGTCGTCTGCTCCAGCCCACCCCCACAACAGCCCAAGCCCCCTCAGGCCCCACAGCAACACGTCATCTGCTccagcccacccccactccagcccaagccccttCAGGCCCCACAGCAACACGTCGTCTGCTccagcccacccccactccagcccaagccccctcAGGCCCAACAGCAACACGTTGTCTGCTCCAGCCCACCCCCACAACAGCCCAAGCCCCCTCATGTCCCAGAGCAACACGTCGTCTGCTccagcccacccccactccagcccaagccccctcAGGCCCCACAGCAACACGTCGTCTGCTCCAGcccgcccccactccagcccaagccccctcAGGCCCCACAGCAACACGTCGTCTGCTccagcccacccccactccagcccaagccccctcAGGCCCCACAGCAACACGTCGTCTGCTccagcccacccccactccagcccaagccccctcATGTCCCAGAGCAACATGTCATCTGCTCCAGCCCACCCCCACAACAGCCCAAGCCCCCTCATGTTCCAGAGCAATGA